In the genome of Microcoleus vaginatus PCC 9802, the window CTACCAAGTGGACAGGTTTCAGCATATAAGAGATGGCTACTGTCACCAGCCGATCGCGGGAGCATCTCACTTTTACAGCCAAGCTAGAAATTGGAGTTTTGAGGCAGGAGGCAGGAGGAAAGAGGAAGAAGAAAGGAACCCGAAGAAGTGCTTTTACAAATATCAGATGTTCCCGGCGATCGCGATCACGTTAGGACTCGAACCAAAGGCTTTAGAAAACTTTTCCTCAGACTGACCCCAGGCTCTTTCTGTGTGCATTGTGAGACCGATGAGTTTAATTTGTTCGCTATCTGGGTAATCAGGATATTGGCGGGTTTGATATCTTTAGGAATAACTCGGTTTTGGTAGAGATAGTGGAGAATATCGGCTAATTGCAGGACTTTGTTGAGAAATTTTTCTAAAAATACCGATTGAGAAGGTTGGTTTTTATCAGTTACTCCCTTGAGATAACTACACAGGGAAACTCCTCCACACTCCTCCATTATCAAAGCATAGGCGTTTGTGTAAGGCGCGAAATCGAGTGGCTTAACAATACTGGGAATGTTGAGATTTTTGGCAATGGTATATTGGTTGCGGAATTGAAGTAGTTCGCTGAAGCTGGGGTATTCGTTTCGCAGGACTTTAATGACGACTGGAGTGCGATCGCTCTCCCGAACACCTCGATAGACTAGAGTGCGAGATCCTGCATAGAGTTGTTCTGTTATGCGATACCCTGGCACGTCAGTAATTGTCTCCATTTTCCAGTCCTCAATAAATTGGGGGTTACTAAGTAGGTAGGCGCTGTAAAACGCAATTCTGTAAACGATCCTCAAGTATTAAAATGCCCTAAGCGTGGCTAAGTCAGCCTTGTTTACATACTGTTACATAGCTGAGTTTAATCGCGCTTACCTACTGATATCTCTAGTTTACTCAGCAAACTTGGAAAATTATCAATTGCCTCTAATGTTCCTGCACTTGTCAGTCCGCGTTCTGTACGAACGCTCGCAGCTCGTTCGATACTGAAGCCATATTATTAATTGTTTAGAACTTGTCTCCACTGGAGCGAAAATTATCCATAAGTATGTTTACATAACTCATTTGAGATATTGAGGGCGATCGCATCTAGCAGTTGTGAAGCTTACAAAAAGCGATCGCCCCCAAAAGCTATTTTTCGAGGTAGTTCAGTTTAAACCCAAGCTTGGAAAGGTTTTCCAGTTGGTTGTCCCCCCTTGAGGGTTTTGAGGTAAAGTTACCGTAAAAATACGCAAGGGCAGCCGTCATGGCGTGTTCTAGCAACCTATTGTATCGACAGAAGATTCTTTTGTTATAAATCGACGAATGGTATAAAAAGACATCAAGCTGTTGATACGCTTGGTTTCCATTGTTTCCTCAAGCTTACAAAAGCCAATTTATATCCTGAATGTGGCTTTGATGGAGATGTTGAGTAAAAACCTTGATTATTCAAGTCTCAACCACTCAATAAATTTCCAAGCTAATATAGCAATCATAAATGAGTCGTAAATGTTTTACCCCACCCCAACCCTCCCCGAACCCGCGGGGAGAAAGTAAGAAATTTACAAATGATGCGACGATTGCTATATTACCTTTATCACGGCTATCACCCAGAACATCTGACTATGGAGTTAAAGAAGATTTATCTGCCGATTATAACTAAAATCAGTTTTAAGCTCTTTAAAAAACTATCGAAATCATAATAATAAGCGGAGGGGGAGTCGGGATTGGTTCCGGTTGTGGCAAGGTAGGTAATTGAAAGAGCAAGCTCTTGAATGGGAAACTGCAAAATCCTCGCCTATTAATTTTGAGATAACTTTAGATACTATATCGGTAATGAATATTTTTTTATTACGCTAAGGGTTAAAAGGCTGGCAGCGTTTTAGATGTTAAATGGGTTACATAGAACTAATTTTTAGCTAACGGATTGAGATTACCAACTGATAATAAGCGGCAATTCAGGTCGGAAATCTACCTGTTTTCCCTGCACTTCTCCATCAAAACCCAGCTCCACAAAATATTCGGTTCCTATCCGTAACTTGAGGTGATTTGTCTCAAGCAATGCTTGAAGTTCAGGTGACGGATTATTAGCAGCAGGACTGACTAATTCTACACGAGTAATTTCGCGGAAACCAACACCATGCTCCAAAGGCTGTGACTTCTGGGCAGAGTATTGATCTGGACGTTTACCAAAGGAAATTTGGAAAAGCATCGGCTCAGTCAACACATCACTATTTGTTGCCACCCTTATACTCATCGTTTCAGATAAATAAGGTGGACGATATGCCCAACTAGAAAATGCAACTGTGTCCTCAGAACCTTTGGCTGGACGCAAACAGATGCCAAATGGACACGCACCATTATTCCGATTTGTCGATCGCTCCCAAAGACGAGTCTGATGAATTGGCTCAGACTTCGCCTCTTCTGGATCGTGAATCCATAACAATTCCAACATTGCGTTATGGAAAAAGAAACAGCGATTGGCTGTACCTTGTCCGTGATGAATGCGAGATCCACCCTCAACTAAACCGAATGAGGATAAACGATTAGCTTCCGAAGCACCAATATCAGTAAGAATGAAAAGATGGTCGAATTCAAATGTCATAGCATTGTTCAGAGAATCCATCGATCGCTCAAGTAATTTTAATCCCCTGTGATTGCTTTTTTTGCGATCGCCACGCTTATGGTGCACAGCGTACTGTACCAAAGTCCCAAACCTCTACTCAGTCAATCTTTCCCAATCTAAAATCTAAAATCTAAAATCGCTCGCCCCAACCTTCCCCAAGCTTCAAGTTACAACCTGATTGAGGAACCATCCGCCCGCATCCAGCAGTCTCAACATCCAGTTACCGACAATTCTGCTAGAGTCAGGTCATCATCCGGTGCATCTTGTAAAGACGCAATTCAGAGCCTCTGCCCCGAAAGCAGTAAAATCCCATCAGCTTGTCACCTGCCACCCGATCGGCAGTAACTTAAAAATTAAGGTAGTTTGAAAATAATCGCCCAAAGTTGAAAGAAGCCTTGACATCTGACCTAAACTCTCTAACTTACACCCTCTAGCTGCGCTGCCATCCATATTTAAAAGATGCCATGTCAACCTTAGTCATCGTCGAATCTCCGACCAAAGCCCGCACCATCCGCAACTTCCTGCCCTCCACCTACCGTGTAGAGGCATCGATGGGCCATGTCCGCGACCTACCATCCTCCGCCGAAGAAATACCAGAAGCCGTTAAAGGAGAAAAATGGGCGCAACTGGGCGTAAACGTGGAAGCAGACTTTGAACCCCTCTACGTCATCCCGAAAGATAAAAAGAAAATTGTTAAAGAACTCAAAGACGCCCTCAAAGACGCCACAGAACTGATTCTAGCCACTGACGAAGACCGGGAAGGCGAAAGCATTTCCTGGCATTTGCTGCAAATCCTCAAACCCAAAGTTCCGATCAAGCGGATGGTGTTTCACGAAATCACCCGCGAAGCTATCCGCGA includes:
- a CDS encoding protein kinase, producing the protein METITDVPGYRITEQLYAGSRTLVYRGVRESDRTPVVIKVLRNEYPSFSELLQFRNQYTIAKNLNIPSIVKPLDFAPYTNAYALIMEECGGVSLCSYLKGVTDKNQPSQSVFLEKFLNKVLQLADILHYLYQNRVIPKDIKPANILITQIANKLNSSVSQCTQKEPGVSLRKSFLKPLVRVLT